From one Flavobacterium kingsejongi genomic stretch:
- a CDS encoding RNA polymerase sigma factor: MKVIKLHQQESDLIRMAVDNNRQAQQKIYTQFAPKMLGVCRQYIKDLHHAEDLMITAFMKVFTNLKNFENKGSFEGWIRRIMVNECISYIRVHKKVSYSEDEYYKEEGFNGIESELSVADIQYLIDALPEGYKMVFNLYAIEGYMHKEIGEMLGISEGTSKSQLSHARKVLQQQINKAKNYENGTE, translated from the coding sequence TTGAAAGTAATCAAACTACATCAACAGGAAAGCGATTTAATCCGGATGGCCGTCGACAACAACCGACAGGCACAGCAGAAGATTTATACGCAGTTTGCACCTAAGATGTTAGGCGTGTGCCGGCAGTACATAAAAGATTTGCATCATGCCGAAGATTTGATGATTACGGCTTTTATGAAAGTGTTTACCAACCTGAAAAATTTCGAAAACAAAGGGAGTTTTGAAGGATGGATCAGAAGGATCATGGTGAATGAATGTATTTCATATATCCGGGTACATAAAAAGGTGAGTTATTCCGAAGACGAATATTATAAAGAAGAAGGATTTAATGGTATTGAAAGTGAGCTGAGTGTGGCAGATATCCAATACCTGATTGATGCTTTGCCGGAAGGCTATAAAATGGTGTTTAACCTGTATGCGATTGAAGGGTATATGCACAAGGAAATTGGGGAGATGTTGGGTATTAGTGAAGGAACTTCGAAATCGCAATTGTCACATGCACGTAAAGTGCTGCAGCAACAAATTAATAAGGCAAAGAATTATGAAAATGGAACAGAATAA
- a CDS encoding polyprenyl synthetase family protein, whose protein sequence is MKIVEQIKQPIYDEMELFEKKFHQSMSSKVALLNRITYYIVNRKGKQMRPMFVFLTAKMVSQGSVNERTYRGASVIELIHTATLVHDDVVDDSNRRRGFFSINALWKNKIAVLVGDYLLSKGLLLSIDNGDFDLLKIISVAVREMSEGELLQIEKARRLDITEAIYYEIIRQKTATLIAACCALGAKSMIEDEVQVENMRKFGELIGMAFQIKDDLFDYTDDAIGKPTGIDIKEQKMTLPLIYALNNCSPSEKKWTINSIKNHNKDKKRVREVIAFVKEKNGLQYAEQKMAAFQQEALVLLQHYPDSVYKDALVLMVNYVIERKK, encoded by the coding sequence ATGAAAATAGTAGAACAGATCAAGCAGCCAATATATGATGAAATGGAACTTTTTGAGAAAAAGTTTCATCAGTCGATGTCCTCCAAAGTGGCGCTTCTTAACAGGATTACCTATTATATAGTCAACCGTAAGGGAAAACAAATGCGCCCGATGTTTGTCTTCCTAACGGCTAAGATGGTTTCTCAGGGATCAGTGAATGAAAGGACCTATCGCGGTGCTTCTGTAATCGAATTGATCCATACTGCTACCCTTGTACATGATGATGTCGTTGATGACAGCAATCGAAGAAGGGGTTTTTTCTCCATAAATGCACTCTGGAAAAATAAAATCGCCGTTCTTGTTGGGGATTACCTGCTATCAAAAGGACTACTGCTTTCTATTGATAATGGTGATTTTGATTTACTCAAAATTATCTCCGTCGCCGTTCGTGAAATGAGCGAAGGCGAACTGCTCCAGATTGAAAAAGCCAGACGGCTTGATATTACAGAAGCGATTTATTACGAAATCATCCGCCAAAAAACAGCAACACTTATCGCTGCCTGTTGTGCGTTAGGGGCAAAATCGATGATTGAAGATGAAGTGCAGGTAGAGAATATGCGCAAGTTTGGGGAACTGATCGGAATGGCTTTCCAAATTAAAGATGACTTATTCGATTATACCGATGATGCTATCGGTAAACCTACCGGAATTGATATTAAGGAGCAGAAAATGACATTGCCTTTGATTTATGCCCTGAACAACTGTTCGCCTTCCGAAAAAAAATGGACTATCAATTCCATAAAGAACCATAACAAAGACAAGAAAAGGGTTCGTGAGGTCATTGCATTCGTCAAAGAAAAAAACGGATTGCAGTATGCCGAACAAAAAATGGCTGCTTTTCAGCAGGAAGCATTAGTGCTTTTGCAGCATTATCCGGACTCGGTATACAAAGACGCCCTCGTGTTGATGGTGAATTATGTAATTGAGCGAAAAAAGTAA